Sequence from the Scomber scombrus chromosome 1, fScoSco1.1, whole genome shotgun sequence genome:
TTCAACAATATATTTAATGATTTCGCAGTGACGCTGCAGCAAAAGTGATGGTGGAGCTGCTGGGAAGTTACACAGAAGACAATGCTTCACAAGCACGCGTTGATGCCCACAGGTAGCCTTAAAGACTTTGTTTATCGATTTTCATTTAGCCTTAATTTACTGTACGTCCCTCATACATATATGCCTCTGTGTGCCTTCTCTTTAGATGTATTGTGCGTGCTCTCAAAGACCCCAACACCTTCCTGTTTGACCACCTGCTCACCCTGAAACCTGTTCGCTTTCTGGAGGGAGAACTCATCCATGACGTGAGTGTTTCAGGATGTGTAATGCTTTGTGCTGTGAAGTATAAAAGACATTATTGGCATTCTCAACGTCTAATTGCAGCCCTCTTTGTTTATCAACCATAATTAGTCTTTTGAGAAATCCAACTTTATTGccttctattaaaaaaaaaatccatcaatCATTATGACAACCTTGTTATCTTGTATGTGTAAAAGTACACAGATTTAGAAGCCAGTTTACAGTGTTCTTAATTGGTTTTAGTTGCACTTTTGAAATTCACCATCAGTGACAGTTCCAGAAAGCAGTGACCAGTTAATAAGCTTAAATGATGAGCAACAGGAATGTGTATACGTTACAAGCTGAACGGGTTGagacaattaattaaaaaatatttttaactaGGGTGTGTGAAAAGCTTTGTAGAGTTTTGATGGTTCAATAGACTggcattttaaatgtgtcaataGTTTCCCTCAAAATGGACAAATGAGTTTTGAATGCAGATATGATTTGACTCAAGAGTTTCACCATTAcacttttccttcttctctctttctgttttttgtagTTATTAACCATCTTTGTGAGTGCCAAACTAGCAGCATACGTAAAGTTTTACCAGAGTAACAAAGACTTCATCGATTCTCTTGGTAAGTAGCCATAACTTGAGATATTTGTTGCGAAAATTCTctacacacagataaacacacactgaccacGTTTAAATGTACACAAGAACAAAAGACACCTGTTTAGTAAGTGTAAATATATTATACGTTGTTATGGTTTATTATAAATCAGTTTTGTGATATGATGCTGTCCCTTAAAGTGATTTTAGAGTAGTTTGGACTTTGTCTATAGAAACAGatgtttgaatattttcaaaCTTCACACTTTTACCACTGAAAACAGATTCATTATAATTTATACAGCTCAAAGATTTGGCTGATGCTCCAGTGGTGGGGATTACTTGcggaaaatgtcaaaatctcaGAAAGGGATCAGTAAGATCCAGATGCTTGGGATTTGAATATAATGGAAAATTTGAGTTATACAGGCGAGTCTGCATAAATGCAATGGATGTCCCGATCAAGTTTATTTTGGCCCTCATCCAAATATAATCAGATTAGAAGAGTCAGATTTGACACTTATATTTAGGGCtccaactaacaattattttcaatacCATTTGATCTTtcagttattttctcaattaatcgatAAGTTGTTAAGtccataaaatagtgaaatatgTTGATTACTGTTTCCCAGAGCCCatggtgatgtcttcaaatataTTGTTTTGCCCACATCCCAAAGACATTCTGTTTACTGCAATAGAAAACTCAGGAaaccaaaacatatttatttattatatttataaatatttttgcttACAAGGAAGtgaaaggagggaaaacagaTTTATTCCTGAACCACCCACACCAGTGCACCTAAATTATTTTTCACGCGTTCTGATTTTCACTTTCACTATATGCAGCAAAATTCTTGCGCTGTCGGCTATTGTTAAGCAGAGCATTGTTGCAACACCAGCAGGCCAACGTggacaaaacacacagtgaagaaaatatatttatcttccttcccttttaaaaaaagaaaaaagccattATTGTAGAATTTGctgttgcagtatttttttgtgtgtgacttaaaacatataaatattgaGCCAATTTACTGTGCTCCGTTGACACAGaacaggaatgtgtgtgtgtcagcagtggGTCTGTTTTTCACTACTAAAGGCTTAGTTGTAATTACAAGCGTGTGTGGGATAGACTCTCAAAACAGACAATGTGGAGTGGTGTTTGTGTTGAAGAGTAGATTCCCTGACTGCATGCTTATAAATGTAGAAACTATTATCACAGGGAAACTCCCTGAGTCAAGAGTAATCGACCGTGACGATTTTGTGCTTAATGATCCCTGCTTGTTCCTTTCCAGGCCTGTCCCACGAGCAAAACATGGCCAAGATGCGTCTGCTGACATTCATGGGCATGGCAGTGGAATTCAAGGAGATCTCCTTTGACACCATGCAACAGGAACTGCAGATCGGAGCTGATGACGTTGAGGCTTTTGTCATTGACGGTAAAAAGCACTAAACTTCAAATAGCTGTCCACTCTCCTTAAGTGTGCTGTTAGTGTCTCACGCCAACAAGctgtgaaagagaaaggaaagtgTTTTAACAATGACCACATATTCACATCCCTCTGACACGACTCTGTAATTTACTCATTTATTGCCACCTTCTACCAAATCCCCCCTGGAAAATAATCACAGGACATGAGTAGgattttacaaactacattaaaaaaaatggcacAGGCCAAGAACAGTATTTGAGTGCTTTGCGGCAGGGATTAACTTCCtctccattttcatttttcatttgcattttctcttaAAGCATTCTTGTGTCAGTGGTGTTTTTAgtgctttctgtctgtctcttaattcacttcctgtctgattTTCCTTTTTAGCTGTTCGGACCAAGATGGTGTACTGCAAAATTGACCAGACACAGCGAAAAGTTGTTGTGAGGTAATTACTCTCGACTTTACTATGAAACTGTTATATGTGCCTCAACTGTGTTCAATTTTGACTAAGTAAAGTTATGTATTAGCTGTGCAGTGATAGCATTCATAGAACTGGTACCAATCCAATGTCAAGTACTCAAGTAATCTCAAGTACTTTACCTGGATTGCCAAAAAAATTTCTGGCTCATTGAAACTAACATGCCAGTTATTGTTCAGGCGTAGTAGGTAAACAGCATAATTTTTTTTGATACATTTCCCTTACTTTGTGATATTGTCTTTTGCAACATGAAACTTTCATTAAAGTTAGGACCTTTTGTAATTCGGGTTGGCCTCTGTGGtattcaaaattaaaaatttaaaGTCAAAATTTGTTCATgttacaaaattacaaaaaaacaaaaaacgtgtCAGGACACATTCAGGAGACCCTTTCTCCCTGTTCTATTCTGTATAGcctttttatttgactttttttaaaatttgattatggattataataaaataacctCACTGATGTGCTTGTTCTTGTTTCTTGGCGGGCCAATACTAGACTACAAGACTAATTAATTAGAACATGCATTATTACAGTCAAGAATGCTAGGAACATATTTAGTTCTATTTGGTCTGTTCAGGTCAGCCAAAAAGTGTATCATCTTTGTAGAAACTAGGGGGGGAAATTGCTGCTGAATTTCCTTTTTCATGACACCTTAAATAGAGAATGTAGGCAACGTCATGCATTTTTATCAGTTACATTTACTAtagctctgtttttaatttCCAGGATTTGAGACATGACATCGGCCTGCATTTATTTGTCAATTTAACATATTTGCTCTTCTGTTTCCACTCAATCAGCCACAGCACACATCGTACCTTTGGCAAGCAGCAATGGCAGCAGCTGGTTGACAGTCTCACCTCCTGGAAAGCCAACCTTGCAGCCGTCAAGACCAGTCTGCAAGCTCTGTCACCTTCCGCTTAATTCCACCTTAACCCAACTGTCTAGACTGCCTGACCTTCTATTCTTTTTCTGCTATCCAAATTCCCAGACTGAAATAATCAGTTTTTATATTCCTCCAATAAAAGAACAGTGGAGATCACCTGTgattgcttctttctttctgataaATTGAAGATTTCAGTGGTTATTGTGGGCACAGCACTAAGTGCAagttgcatctctctctctctctctctctctctctctctctctctctctctctctctcacacacacacagaacatgttttttttgtagcagGCTTCTAATTGTGTGAAACAGCCAAAATCTTACAGTGCCTCAAATGGATAATAAATATTCTGGTATAATCAGTCTTTTCAAACAACTAGCCCGCtagtttcctcctcctcttttcaaaCAGTCATTCTGTGACTCTAATAGGGTCTCGTCCTCTAGCAGCTCTCAACATCTGGTTTAAGTAAAAGGACAGCATGCCAGTTTTAGATGAGCTGTGACTTGGGGTGAGAAATGGGCTGCAACAAAGGGGTCACTTGTCTTGGAACCCATGAGAGGTGACAATGGTAATGTGAACTTAAGATGACCCTGCCTGCTTAGGTCAGGGCTGTATTACTGTAATATCAACACAAGCTTGTGACGTTTCATGATTCACTGCTGCAATTTTAAAAGTGACCACTGTGTTAAAAGATAATGTCAAACTAGTCAAAATGACTCGCCGTCTCTTCAAGTGTatgaaaagtggaaaaacaagGTTTTCAGTTAACCTTGTCCTAGACCTGTTACAGAAATTTGTTCTCAGGCACTGGTCCAGGGCATTAGGATATGAACTCTAATGATATATAGCTAAGGCATTAGATGTAAAAGGGGTCTGTTGGAGTTCTCTTCCCTCTGGGGCTGTGATGAAATCAGCACAAACTGACAAAGTGCAGACTACTGACATTGCAGTCTTTGAATCCCTATCCCAACCCACATCCATGgtgttatttttctccttttttttttatttattttttttaccaacaaagctgcagctcaacctgattcatttttttagtGATGTGCCCCTCCTCATTCTGTACTGAATAAAGATATAATCTGACGATGAAAGCCCCACTATTAAAGTATTAATACTCAGATGAAATGGGCATTTGGAGtatacatttactgttgcaCTGTGTTCTTTTTCCTATCATTCCATAGGTCTGCAGAGACTCAATACTCACTTATGTCCAGTTGTCCACAGGGAGCAGCATCTCCAGCTCTTATCAGGGGGAGTAAATCACTAAACACATTCTCAGGGGCACAACCTCATCACAGCCACCCGCAAGGTGGAGCGTAGTGCAGATAGAAACAAATGTGACCAAGGCTTAGCAGAATGTTCGCAAAGCTTTATATCTTGGTGACTATCTTTCAACACATGCTCCTTTTTTCAGCTACTTTCCTCTGTCTGGACactgatttctctctctctctctgtgtcccgctctctcttactctctctcacactctccgtctccctctctccttgtCGCCAATTTGTCTCACTGACTTTAAGTAACTGTTTTGTGGATGGCCTGTCATGTGAGATGTCCCAGATGTAAATACTGTGCGCTGTGGCTGGTCTATCTGACACAAGCATCATAACCCCCTTCTTATCATAGTTAGATAAAAGTAGTTCTGCATTGTTCAGTGGTGAAAAGTAAATGAGTTGATATTCCATTTAGAAGCTGAACTGCTCAGCTGGCGCCCTTTGCACATGCAGCTCAGGTTATCAGTCACGATTCACTGTGCTTGAACACAAGCCTCACTGTGTGAGCTAATGAATTCCCCAGCAGTCAGACtctattaatcattttaacTTGGATATTATAGTATGTGGTGTACAAAGGCAATATCATCTGACATCACACAGTAGATAAAGTCTGgaatttctccttttcttcaccCCTTTTCTTTGTATCAACATTCCTCTGGATAAATCTAAAGACTCGACAGTATCCAGACACCTAGCCAAGTACAAGAGAGGGGTTCTCACTGCCCCTCAATTAGCACCATCCAGTAGTCAGCTAGATAATGTTCAGTTGCATCCTATCTCTGCTTTACATAAACACTGGACAAGAGGCTTTGAGGCTCAGAGGCAGATATGTCTATTTACATGGAGAGTGTGAAACATAAACACTTTTATGAAAGGCTGGCAGAATGGGAGACTTTATCTTCGATCTGTTGCTGCATGTTTTGCTGTTtgtgctgtctgtaaagttACTCTAGTCACCAGACACACTAATTGTATTTTACCACAGATGCCTCTTCTCTGTTGAAATGACACTGAAGCCCATTACAGAACTTTTTTCCCATACATGGCCCGTGCACAGTGGTGTAGTCACCAGCTCCCAAGCTACTGAGAGAGGAGGTTTAGTGCTTTTAAAAGATTCCTGATGCACAGATCCCAAAAGATAGTGTTACAACAGTAATCTGAGCCCACCCATTAGAGGTGAAGGTACaacattgtaaacatgacaAAGAGATTGAGGCTGAAACAGATGTTAAGACAAAAATTTGGCATTTAAAGAGTCATTAAAGGAAGATAACCCTTTAAATTCCAATAAATCTTATTAGACAAGATGAGCCAGTGGTTACGTGACATAAGTCCTAAATCATTATGTTTGTGTCTAAAATGGAAGAAATGTATGTCACCTACATTAAATAGGGTTAAGGGGCTGACAACATGTAGGCTATTACATATAGGTATTACCTGTTGAAAGATGTGCTTATTGTTTTAATGCCGTGTAAATACTCCAGCATTATGCTCATAGAATAGATGTAGCCTATAGTCTATGTGTGTAGAAGCCTTTGGTGAaacaattattcattttttaaaagtaggactactgtgtttgtttttcctcagaGAAGAAATGCATAtgtttccttacatttacattttagataTTTTGGTGCTGctctttttcaaaaaaaattgaATGTGATTGCAACAATTGAAATACAGGAAACCTGGCTTCAAAAAATGATTTGACTTTGGGAGGAGTGCAGATTCATTATCTGAGTCATAAGGTCAGATGATGCATGTCTAATCGTACTTTGTTGTGAGAAGACTTGCTTGAAACTACTTTCAATTTGGTGGTTTCAGCTGCCACCTAGCGCTCATTCACATATACCGCATCATATTATCCAGGTGAACTGATCTATTGGTCGAGTCTGCGCAGGTAGTTTAGGAGGGCAGAAGCTACAGCTGTTGGGAGTAAACAAAACCCTTTTTTAACCCACCGGGAAATTACTTTACACCTCCAGGAACTACTACAATTAtagtttgatgtatttttttcctacaAATGATGAGTCATGTTAAACTTTTTCAGAGGAAACCACTAAATACAGCTGTTGTCTGAGACTCTCGGTAAACATTTCCTGACTTCTTCTTATCGGCGTCGAGAGATCGGACACGTACGGCTCCTATAGGCTAGATAAGTTTCATTTTGTTGGTGCTGCCTTTCATTTGTAAATGACGTTTTGGAGCTGTTCGGGTAATGAACAGTGTATAGATATTGGTGTGAATAAACTGGAGTTGTTAATGATAATCTGCCCTCTCTGAGCTACCAATTAATGCTCCACCCGCAGCCCGCGCGCAGGTGCACGTATGACCATGCTGTTAAATCTATTCATACTCTTTACACTCCTGTCCTGTGGAGATCTGACCTGTATGAGAAAGTTACTCTCCAAACATGAAGGATCCCAAGATCATGAAGGTGAGAGAATGCCAgcttttaggttttacacccaAATCTATCACGTTCCCTTTCTATTATTAATTGACACTGTTTGGACTCTCCTGTAGTATTTGTAGATGAGGGGAACGCAAATTCGTTCTTGGGTCGCCACCTGCTGTTCAACCGGTTTGACTTTGAGATGTTCGTTCCTGGAAATCTAGAAAGAGAGTGTTATGAAGAAATCTGCAATTACGAGGAAGCAAGAGAGGTCTTTGAAAACACCGCGGCTACAGTTAAGTGATGCGGTGCAGTGGAGCTGCTCACTGATGTCATTTGAAATATAGAGAGAGGTCTTAAAGCACATTTCACCATActgatgatgttttgttttgcaggaTGTTTTCTGGAAGACATACACAGaaggtgagagagggagagattaaTACCTCAGTTGTAtaagtatatttaaaacatttcaaatgaacaTCAATAGATATTAAATTGAATGTCCTTTTGGAAAACTAAATCATGTGCCTTAGGCTTCCTCAAGCAATGACAATTATGTTTCTGGTGTTGTCAAAGCCTGTTTCACCACTTTTCTAACAGCACATAAGAATCATGAAAATGATTGCTTGGTCTACAAGTCAAGAAGTTGCTTATATTCAAATTGTGGAAGTCTTGAACTCTGATTTGTTTTGCATTACTGATGATGGGTTGGATTTTGATCTATTACCTGTATGTGTCCATACCGTTCTGGACCTAAAGTGCCAAACTGGACCCCTAGTTTTGCTCTCAAGCCGAATAAATAATATCagatgaaaaagagagatattCATGGATAACTCTTAAGTAGTATAACTCTCAGTACTCTCCAGTTTTACTTTCTGTGGTCTGTGTTGATCGACAGAAAAGGACAAGCGCCCCTCACGAGTTGACGTCACATCTCTTTTGGTGGGACTGATTGCTGCTGGCGTGGCCGTAGTTATTGTTTGCCTCCTGATCTGGTATTTCTGTCATGGCAAGTGTAAGGGTAACATGAGCCGTACCAGGTAAGTGAGAGAGTTTTATTGCGAACTCTTGTAGTTACATTATCCCTACATTATGTAATTTTTAGTATAGGAGTATGGGCACCTTTTTAGCTAAAGTGACCAATGAAAACACTATTACACCTGTTTAGCACTAAGGACTCAAATACTTGATCAATCTGACAACTTTTTGTGCACCGTAAAATAACCTGGAATATTTCAGAACAAATTGCTgcttttgtctgttgttttaatattaagCCTGTTGTAACAATAATTGAATGCTCCTTGTCACTCCATGCCTTTGAAGCACCAACAGTTGCTTAACAACTATAAAGCTGACTTTTAGCTTGACTTTGATACTTGAATGTAAGTAAATAGGTCACAAATGATTGACGTAATATACACTCATTTATACTTTCGGTATTACCATTGTCACTCCTCCCACAGTTCCATACGGGCACGCCCCAGGAGGAGTAATGCTTCTCTGATTATGCGACGGCTAGAGGAAGTGTCACTACAACCTGCGCTTCCACCTGCACACCCATCCCATATGAGGGACGTAGACCCCCTGGGGCTGCCCTCCTATGAGCAGGCAATTGAAAGAAGTGGACAGCATGACGCCCCACCTCCTCCTTATCCTGGGTATTTacatatgtatttgtatttgcagTCATATCATAACTCACTTTTTAGATTCTTACTTGTACACATAGGCAATCCATAATGCAGACACGGACATTATTATAACAACTGTTCctatatatttttctctcattaGTTCACGGCCTGGAAGTATTCGGCGGTAATGTCTTCGGGACAACATATCTGCATATCTGTCAACTTAAAGCAGagaatttacatttacactttgCAGTTGTGTTTTAAATTGTAGAACTTTTGTTTGTATCACCACCAGATTTAAAACACTGCCTTAtttttgtttactgtatttttccacttgggcattttaaatcttttatgGTCTATTGGTGTACCTTTGGTTCTTGCCTAAAAGGAAAATCTTTAAATGTTTAGCTTCTCTCGCTTGACCTACCAGGGCCAAAATGTGGTTTTGCAGTAGTCCTACTAACTATTTTCTCAGGTGTGATTATGCTTTGTAAAATAATCCAAATCCCATACTGAAAAAGCTTtttatcaaaatgaaaatgaagaatcTTTAATATGTTGAAGTTGCTGTTGAGGCAGCATGTACATAATGACTGAGTGAGAGATTACACAATAAGTATTAATGGTAATTAAAGAGATTTGTGTAGACATGCAGCCTTCTGTCTCCTTCAGAAGGAAAGCATTGTACCAGTAAAAATACCTTTAATGGCATGAAGGTGAATATTGTCATAAAGGAAATGCTTTTAAGGGAAATACAAGGGTTTTGATGCAAGTGCTCGCTTTGGTATGATCATTTGTGTACCTTCAGCTGTATATCTTCAtcttttaatgttattattattgttagttttAAAGTATGCAGATGTTTGTGCTGCTTTATTATGGGCTTGTGTGtcataaaatgtatgtgtgagtcACCAACTAATGAGAATGTTCTTCTACCTATTAAATGGAAGCAGATGGAGATGAAAGATCCTCAAAGGCAgaacaatattttattaatgaaacTCATAATTGAGATGAATATGGTGGTTAGAAAatatttcacagtttaaaaGGATGCAGAAGAACAGATTATCCAACATGTGCAACACAGTTTAGTTTAAATGCATTatatgatgaaaaatgtcacG
This genomic interval carries:
- the eif3m gene encoding eukaryotic translation initiation factor 3 subunit M, encoding MSVPAFIDITEEDQASELRAYIKAKGADISEENSEGGLHVDLAQIIEACDVCLKDDDKDVESVMNSIVSLLLILEPEKQEALIESLCEKLVKFREGERPSLRMQLLSNLFHGMDENTPVRYTVFCGLIKVAATCNAIAFIPTDLDQVRKWIIDWNLNTEKKHTLLRLVYEALVDCKKSDAAAKVMVELLGSYTEDNASQARVDAHRCIVRALKDPNTFLFDHLLTLKPVRFLEGELIHDLLTIFVSAKLAAYVKFYQSNKDFIDSLGLSHEQNMAKMRLLTFMGMAVEFKEISFDTMQQELQIGADDVEAFVIDAVRTKMVYCKIDQTQRKVVVSHSTHRTFGKQQWQQLVDSLTSWKANLAAVKTSLQALSPSA
- the prrg4 gene encoding transmembrane gamma-carboxyglutamic acid protein 4, producing MTMLLNLFILFTLLSCGDLTCMRKLLSKHEGSQDHEVFVDEGNANSFLGRHLLFNRFDFEMFVPGNLERECYEEICNYEEAREVFENTAATDVFWKTYTEEKDKRPSRVDVTSLLVGLIAAGVAVVIVCLLIWYFCHGKCKGNMSRTSSIRARPRRSNASLIMRRLEEVSLQPALPPAHPSHMRDVDPLGLPSYEQAIERSGQHDAPPPPYPGSRPGSIRR